The Arachis hypogaea cultivar Tifrunner chromosome 14, arahy.Tifrunner.gnm2.J5K5, whole genome shotgun sequence genome has a segment encoding these proteins:
- the LOC112743909 gene encoding protein SCARECROW — MAACALFSGASNNTAEDGNVSTTTTTTNGAAVAGSGSSPLTSASSNISAGEEQQHMLLLHGSSGFMNQPHCERKLVRKRMASEMELHPSITNTTTTTISEYPRFPRRTTNNINTSSFIQKGSSVGTGSNCNYPYNNNNNNNNINNNNNSNSISNVVVSRDNVTIPNYPIVTLTTNYSTMMLPSLSSSSSSSSSSSSTNLINTVNSSSPSIPSTTITVSAPNYAQHFNQEILLDNNQNTTSPAVCGFSGLPLFPSSQSQRNIRNSSANIVEVVTSSPSSMDESSAASNWIDGILKDLIHSSNSVSIPQLINNVREIIYPCNPNLAMLLEYRLRLLTSDSSASAVPAAPPPPPPPQNKTPVMKQTNTSNMHAYSTMHFQDSSLNQYWPVVPPTPLDSNNNNSVSLANTLPSPPPPPPPPQPPQQEKPEEDLVTAPATTTSTATATEMAVLTRKKTEEMNQQKKKDEEGLHLLTLLLQCAEAVSAENLEDANKMLLEISQLSTPFGTSAQRVAAYFSEAISARLVSSCLGIYATLPIVPHSQKVASAFQVFNGISPFVKFSHFTANQAIQEAFEREERVHIIDLDIMQGLQWPGLFHILASRPGGPPYVRLTGLGTSMEALEATGKRLSDFANKLGLPFEFFGVAEKVGNVDPERLNVSKAEAVAVHWLQHSLYDVTGSDTNTLWLLQRLAPKVITVVEQDLSNTGSFLGRFVEAIHYYSALFDSLGSSYGEESEERHVVEQQLLSREIRNVLAVGGPSRTGEPKFHNWREKLQQCGFRGISLAGNAATQASLLLGMFPSEGYTLVEDNGILKLGWKDLCLLTASAWRPPYTTAMAHHHS, encoded by the exons ATGGCTGCTTGTGCTTTGTTCAGTGGTGCCAGTAACAACACTGCCGAAGATGGGAAtgtcagcaccaccaccaccaccaccaacggTGCTGCTGTTGCCGGAAGTGGTAGTAGCCCTCTCACCAGTGCTTCCAGCAACATCAGCGCCGGTGAAGAACAACAAcacatgcttcttctccatggtagTAGTGGCTTCATGAATCAGCCTCATTGTGAGAGGAAATTGGTGAGAAAAAGAATGGCTTCTGAGATGGAACTTCACCCTTCTAtaaccaacaccaccaccaccaccatttctGAGTATCCTAGGTTTCCTCGTCGAACCACCAACAACATCAACACCTCCTCTTTCATTCAAAAGGGCTCCTCAGTTGGTACAGGTAGTAATTGTAACTAtccttataataataataacaataacaataatattaataataataataatagtaatagtaTTAGTAATGTTGTTGTATCAAGAGATAACGTTACTATTCCAAATTACCCCATTGTGACGCTCACAACCAACTACTCCACTATGATGCTACCTTCTctttcatcatcttcatcatcgtcatcatcatcttcttccacCAATCTCATCAACACCGTCAATTCTTCCTCACCCTCAATACCCTCCACAACCATAACCGTTTCGGCTCCAAACTACGCTCAACACTTCAATCAAGAAATCCTACTTGACAACAATCAAAACACAACATCACCTGCAGTTTGCGGATTCTCAGGCCTGCCACTCTTTCCATCTTCACAATCGCAGAGAAACATAAGGAACAGCTCTGCAAATATTGTTGAGGTTGTTACTTCTTCGCCTTCTTCCATGGATGAAAGCTCAGCCGCTTCTAATTGGATCGATGGAATATTGAAGGATCTAATTCACAGCTCTAATAGTGTCTCAATCCCTCAGCTCATCAACAACGTCAGGGAGATTATATACCCTTGCAACCCAAACTTGGCCATGCTTCTTGAGTACAGGCTCCGCCTCCTCACTTCTGACTCCTCCGCCTCCGCCGTGCCCGCAGCACCACCGCCACCACCGCCTCCACAAAACAAAACTCCGGTTATGAAGCAAACAAATACTTCAAACATGCATGCTTACAGCACTATGCATTTTCAAGATTCATCTTTGAATCAGTACTGGCCTGTAGTACCGCCAACGCCGTTAGATTCTAACAACAACAATTCAGTTTCGTTGGCCAATACTTTACCATCACCGCCACCGCCTCCGCCGCCGCCACAGCCACCGCAACAAGAGAAACCCGAAGAAGATCTTGTTACAGCACCGGCAACCACCACGAGCACCGCCACCGCCACAGAAATGGCGGTGCTAACGAGAAAGAAAACGGAGGAGATGAatcaacagaagaagaaagacgaAGAAGGCTTGCACCTCCTCACACTACTCCTCCAGTGCGCAGAAGCAGTTTCAGCGGAGAATCTAGAAGACGCGAACAAGATGCTTCTAGAAATTTCTCAACTGTCGACGCCGTTCGGCACATCAGCGCAACGCGTGGCAGCGTATTTCTCGGAAGCCATATCCGCAAGGCTGGTCAGCTCTTGCCTCGGAATCTACGCAACGCTGCCAATCGTTCCTCACAGCCAGAAAGTGGCCTCCGCTTTCCAAGTCTTCAACGGAATCAGCCCCTTCGTCAAGTTCTCCCACTTCACCGCCAACCAAGCCATTCAAGAAGCGTTCGAGAGAGAAGAAAGGGTTCACATCATAGATCTAGATATAATGCAAGGCCTCCAGTGGCCTGGCCTCTTCCATATTCTGGCTTCCAGGCCCGGTGGGCCTCCTTACGTGAGGCTCACGGGCCTTGGAACTTCCATGGAAGCACTGGAGGCCACTGGAAAGCGGTTATCGGATTTCGCCAATAAGCTTGGCCTTCCGTTTGAATTCTTTGGCGTTGCGGAGAAAGTTGGGAACGTTGATCCTGAGAGGCTTAATGTTAGTAAGGCTGAGGCTGTTGCTGTTCATTGGTTGCAGCATTCTCTTTATGATGTTACTGGTTCGGACACAAACACTTTGTGGCTTTTGCAGAG GTTGGCACCTAAGGTGATAACAGTGGTAGAGCAAGACCTAAGCAACACAGGTTCATTCTTGGGAAGGTTTGTGGAAGCCATACACTACTACTCAGCATTATTTGACTCCCTTGGTTCAAGCTATGGAGAAGAGAGTGAGGAGAGACATGTGGTGGAGCAGCAACTACTCTCAAGGGAGATTCGGAATGTTCTAGCTGTTGGGGGTCCATCAAGGACTGGTGAACCAAAGTTTCATAACTGGAGGGAGAAGCTTCAACAATGTGGATTTAGAGGTATATCACTAGCTGGTAATGCTGCTACACAAGCAAGTTTGTTACTTGGTATGTTCCCTTCTGAAGGGTACACTTTGGTGGAGGACAATGGTATTCTTAAACTTGGTTGGAAGGATCTTTGTTTGCTCACTGCTTCAGCTTGGAGACCACCCTATACCACTGCAATGGCTCATCATCATAGTTAA